The Triticum aestivum cultivar Chinese Spring chromosome 3A, IWGSC CS RefSeq v2.1, whole genome shotgun sequence genome includes a region encoding these proteins:
- the LOC123061940 gene encoding casein kinase 1-like protein HD16, with the protein MPVLRSAARRAREAQENPAAAAAAEAPVVPPATRRRRAARRQKAGGVREAAVPEEERAAAEEIAPAEVSGEHAGEEPMDDQDSADKQAGEDASPIPETVQVASSPRYKVERKLGKGGFGQVYVGRRISANAPGAVEVALKFEHKNSKGCNHGPPYEWQVYDILGGIHGVPRVHYKGRQGDYFIMVMDMLGLSLWDACSNNSHTMSVEMVACIAIEAISILEKVHSKGYVHGDVKPENFLLGPPGTPEEKKLFLVDLGLATKWKDRSTGHHVEYDQRPDIFRGTVRYASVHAHLGRIGSRRDDLESLAYTLVFLLRGRLPWQGYQGENKGFLVCKKKMCTSPESLCSFCPQPFKEFVEYVVNLKFDEEPNYAKCISLFDSIVGPNPDIRPINTDGAQKLIHQVGQKRGRISLEGETDEQPKKKIRMGMPATQWISVYNARRPMKQRYHYNVADSRLVQHIDKGNEDGLFISCISSCANLWALIMDAGTGFSSQVYELSPHFLHKEWIMDQWDRNYYITALAGANNGSSLVVMSKGTLYTQQSYKVSDTFPFKWINKKWRDGFYVTSMATAGNKWAIVMSRNAGFSEQVVELDFLYPSEGVHKRWDCGYRITAVAATWDQTALILSVPRRKPTDETQETLRTSAFPSQHVKEKWSKNLYLASVCYGRTVS; encoded by the exons ATGCCTGTGCTGCGTAGTGCGGCTCGGAGGGCCCGTGAGGCGCAGGagaatccggcggcggcggcggcggcggaggcaccggttgtgccaccggcgacgaggaggcgcagGGCGGCGAGAAGGCAGAAGGCGGGAGGCGTCCGTGAGGCCGCGGTACCGGAGGaagagagggcggcggcggaggagatcgcGCCCGCGGAGGTCTCAGGGGAACACGCCGGTGAGGAGCCGATGGATGACCAGGACAGCGCCGACAAACAGGCCGGCGAGGATGCCTCTCCAATCCCCGAGACG GTCCAGGTGGCCAGTTCACCTAGGTATAAAGTTGAAAGGAAGCTTGGGAAAGGAGGATTTGGCCAGGTATACGTTGGCCGCCGCATTTCAGCTAATGCTCCAGGCGCAGTTGAG GTGGCGTTAAAGTTTGAGCATAAGAACAGCAAAGgatgtaaccatgggcctccttatgagtggcaggtTTATGA TATCCTCGGTGGCATTCATGGGGTTCCTCGAGTCCACTACAAAGGCCGCCAAGGGGATTACTTCATTATG GTTATGGATATGCTAGGTCTCAGTCTGTGGGATGCATGTAGTAATAATTCCCACAC AATGTCAGTTGAGATGGTTGCTTGCATTGCTATCGAAGCTATCTCCATACTTGAGAAAGTGCACTCAAAAGG ATATGTCCACGGGGATGTGAAACCCGAGAATTTCTTGCTAGGACCTCCTGGAACTCCTGAAGAGAAAAAACTGTTTCTTGTCGACCTTGGCTTAG CCACCAAGTGGAAGGATAGATCGACAGGCCATCATGTTGAGTATGATCAGCGACCTGATATTTTCAG GGGAACAGTTCGTTATGCTAGTGTTCATGCACATCTGGGGAGGATAGGCAGCAGGAGGGATGATTTAGAATCTCTGGCTTATACACTAGTCTTTCTTCTACGGGGACGTCTACCTTGGCAAGGCTACCAG GGTGAAAACAAGGGTTTTCTTGTTTGCAAAAAGAAGATGTGCACCTCTCCAGAATCTCTCTGTAGCTTCTGCCCTCAGCCCTTTAAGGAGTTTGTAGAATATGTGGTCAACTTGAAGTTTGATGAAGAACCCAACTATGCCAAGTGTATCTCCCTTTTTGATAGTATAGTGGGCCCAAATCCAGATATCAGGCCAATTAACACAGATGGTGCTCAGAAG CTTATACACCAAGTTGGCCAAAAGAGAGGGCGCATATCGTTGGAAGGAGAGACAGATGAGCAACCAAAGAAGAAGATCAGGATGGGAATGCCTGCAACACAGTGGATAAGTGTTTATAATGCAAGGCGGCCTATGAAACAAAG GTATCACTACAATGTTGCAGATTCAAGGCTTGTACAACACATTGACAAAGGGAATGAAGATGGACTGTTTATTAGTTGCATATCATCTTGTGCAAATCTGTGGGCACTAATCATGGATGCTGGCACTGGGTTCTCTTCTCAAGTTTATGAACTTTCACCACATTTTCTTCACAAA GAATGGATAATGGACCAATGGGATAGGAACTACTATATAACTGCACTTGCTGGAGCAAACAATGGGAGTTCCCTGGTAGTGATGTCCAAAG GAACACTGTATACTCAGCAGTCCTACAAAGTAAGTGATACCTTTCCCTTTAAGTGGATAAACAAGAAATGGCGTGATGGTTTCTATGTGACTTCCATGGCAACTGCGGGGAATAAGTGGGCGATTGTTATGTCTCGCAATGCAGGGTTTTCCGAACAG GTTGTTGAGCTGGACTTCTTGTACCCTAGTGAGGGAGTCCATAAGAGGTGGGACTGTGGTTACCGGATAACAGCAGTTGCTGCGACTTGGGATCAGACTGCATTGATCTTAAGTGTACCAAGAAGGAAGCCTACCGATGAAACCCAAGAGACGCTGAG